The Populus alba chromosome 6, ASM523922v2, whole genome shotgun sequence genome contains a region encoding:
- the LOC118058455 gene encoding umecyanin, translated as MAVVKKMLMLLVLVSVSLGVGAQVHHIVGGERGWDPYADLGLWSSARTFRVGDKIWFTHSAAQGKIAEVETKEEYLTCDVSNPIRMYTDDIDSIALDGEGIRYFTSSNSDKCKSGLKLHVEVVPEGKTDTATATPQVVTSESSDKAVAASPESSGSAHIGASPALLVAGFWLCYMGV; from the exons ATGGCAGTGGTCAAGAAGATGTTGATGCTTCTGGTTCTAGTTTCTGTGAGCCTTGGTGTTGGAGCCCAGGTGCACCATATTGTTGGAGGGGAACGTGGCTGGGACCCTTATGCTGATCTTGGCCTTTGGTCCTCCGCTAGAACTTTCAGAGTTGGAGACAAAATTT GGTTCACCCACTCAGCAGCACAGGGTAAAATAGCTGAGGTGGAGACCAAAGAAGAATACCTAACGTGTGATGTGAGCAATCCAATCAGAATGTACACAGATGACATTGATAGCATCGCTCTTGATGGAGAAGGGATTCGTTACTTCACAAGCAGCAATTCTGATAAGTGCAAGAGTGGCCTGAAATTACATGTGGAGGTGGTTCCAGAAGGGAAAACTGATACCGCCACCGCCACCCCACAGGTTGTCACATCAGAAAGCTCTGACAAGGCTGTTGCTGCTTCGCCTGAAAGTTCTGGTTCAGCCCATATTGGTGCAAGTCCTGCGTTGTTAGTGGCTGGATTTTGGTTATGCTACATGGGTGTTTAG
- the LOC118058454 gene encoding transcription initiation factor IIF subunit alpha isoform X2 — protein sequence MSFDLQLQPSCSGCGSTTDLYGSNCKHMTLCLTCGKTMAENRGKCFDCGAIVTRLIREYNVRASTSSEKNYFIGRFVTGLPGFSKKKNAENKWSLLKEGIHGRQITDTLREKFKNKPWLLEDETGQFQYQGHLEGSQSATYYLLMMSGKEFVAIPAGSWYNFNKVAHYKQLTLEEAEEKMKNRRKTADGYERWMMKAAHNGAAAFGEVEKPDDKDGVSAGGRGGRKKANGDDDEGNVSDKGEEDEEEEAGRKSRLGLNKGGGDDDEEGPRGGDLDMDDDDIEKGDDWEHEEIFTDDDEAVAIDPEEREDLAPEVPAPPEIKQDEEDEDEENEEGGLSKSGKELKKLLGKANGLNESDAEDDDDDDDMDDDISPVLAPKQKDAVPKEEPADNSPAKPTPPGSAKGTPSTSKSAKGKRKLNADDAKTSNGAPVKKEVKPTVKEESSPATKGTATPKPMPSSSKTGPTSGPTGPVTEEEIRAVLLQNGPVTTQDLVARFKSRLRTPEDKKAFADILRRISKIQKTSGSNFVVLRDKR from the exons ATGTCGTTCGATCTTCAGTTACAGCCGTCGTGTAGTGGCTGTGGCAGCACCACAGATTTGTACGGAAGCAATTGCAAGCATATGACGTTGTGCTTGACTTGTGGCAAAACAATGGCGGAGAATCGCGGCAAATGCTTTGATTGTGGCGCTATCGTTACTCGCCTGATTCGA GAGTATAATGTGAGGGCGAGTACGAGTAGcgaaaagaattattttataggAAGATTTGTGACTGGATTGCCAGGTTtttcgaagaaaaaaaatgccgAGAATAAATGGTCTTTGCTGAAAGAGGGAATTCATGGTCGCCAAATTACTGATACTTTGCGG GAGAAGTTTAAGAATAAGCCATGGCTATTGGAGGATGAAACTGGGCAGTTTCAGTATCAGGGTCATCTTGAAGGGTCGCAATCGGCGACTTATTATCTGTTGATGATGTCTGGGAAAGAGTTTGTCGCTATTCCTGCTGGTTCTTG GTACAACTTTAACAAGGTTGCGCACTATAAGCAACTTACCTTGGAGGAAGCGGAAGAGAAGATGAAGAATAGGAGGAAGACTGCAGATGGATATGAAAGGTGGATGATGAAAGCTGCACATAATGGAGCTGCTGCATTTGGTGAGGTGGAGAAGCCAGATGATAAGGATGGTGTTTCAGCTGGTGGAAGGGGAGGTCGGAAAAAAGCAAacggtgatgatgatgagggCAATGTGTCTGACAAGGGAGAGGAAGACGAGGAGGAAGAGGCGGGAAGGAAGAGTAGGCTTGGACTCAATAAAGGgggtggtgatgatgatgaagaaggtCCAAGAGGAGGTGATCTTGAtatggatgatgatgatattgagAAGG gCGATGATTGGGAGCACGAAGAAATTTTCACTGATGATGATGAAGCTGTTGCCATTGATCCTGAGGAACGGGAAGATTTAGCCCCTGAAGTTCCTGCTCCTCCTGAAATCAAGCAG GATGAAGAGGACGAGGATGAGGAGAATGAGGAGGGAGGACTGAGCAAATCTGGGAAAGAGTTGAAGAAGCTACTTGGGAAAGCAAATGGTCTGAACGAGTCAGATGCAGAagatgacgatgacgatgatgat ATGGATGATGATATTTCTCCTGTACTGGCTCCAAAGCAGAAGGATGCTGTGCCAAAGGAGGAACCTGCTGACAATAGTCCTGCAAAACCAACGCCACCTGGTTCTGCTAAGGGAACCCCATCTACCTCCAAGTCAGCTAAGGggaaaagaaaactgaatgcTGATGATGCAAAAACTTCTAATGGTGCACCTGTGAAGAAG GAAGTAAAACCTACCGTGAAAGAAGAAAGCTCTCCTGCTACTAAAGGTACTGCAACTCCTAAACCAATGCCATCATCGTCAAAAACCGGGCCAACATCAGGGCCAACTGGCCCTGTCACCGAGGAAGAGATTAGGGCTGTTTTGTTGCAAAATGGACCCGTAACTACACAGGATCTGGTGGCTAGGTTTAAATCACGACTAAGGACTCCTGAG GACAAGAAGGCTTTTGCGGATATTCTAAGGAGAATTTCTAAGATTCAGAAGACCAGTGGATCCAACTTTGTTGTGTTGAGGGACAAACGATAA
- the LOC118058454 gene encoding transcription initiation factor IIF subunit alpha isoform X1: protein MSFDLQLQPSCSGCGSTTDLYGSNCKHMTLCLTCGKTMAENRGKCFDCGAIVTRLIREYNVRASTSSEKNYFIGRFVTGLPGFSKKKNAENKWSLLKEGIHGRQITDTLREKFKNKPWLLEDETGQFQYQGHLEGSQSATYYLLMMSGKEFVAIPAGSWYNFNKVAHYKQLTLEEAEEKMKNRRKTADGYERWMMKAAHNGAAAFGEVEKPDDKDGVSAGGRGGRKKANGDDDEGNVSDKGEEDEEEEAGRKSRLGLNKGGGDDDEEGPRGGDLDMDDDDIEKGDDWEHEEIFTDDDEAVAIDPEEREDLAPEVPAPPEIKQDEEDEDEENEEGGLSKSGKELKKLLGKANGLNESDAEDDDDDDDMDDDISPVLAPKQKDAVPKEEPADNSPAKPTPPGSAKGTPSTSKSAKGKRKLNADDAKTSNGAPVKKVKTENEVKPTVKEESSPATKGTATPKPMPSSSKTGPTSGPTGPVTEEEIRAVLLQNGPVTTQDLVARFKSRLRTPEDKKAFADILRRISKIQKTSGSNFVVLRDKR from the exons ATGTCGTTCGATCTTCAGTTACAGCCGTCGTGTAGTGGCTGTGGCAGCACCACAGATTTGTACGGAAGCAATTGCAAGCATATGACGTTGTGCTTGACTTGTGGCAAAACAATGGCGGAGAATCGCGGCAAATGCTTTGATTGTGGCGCTATCGTTACTCGCCTGATTCGA GAGTATAATGTGAGGGCGAGTACGAGTAGcgaaaagaattattttataggAAGATTTGTGACTGGATTGCCAGGTTtttcgaagaaaaaaaatgccgAGAATAAATGGTCTTTGCTGAAAGAGGGAATTCATGGTCGCCAAATTACTGATACTTTGCGG GAGAAGTTTAAGAATAAGCCATGGCTATTGGAGGATGAAACTGGGCAGTTTCAGTATCAGGGTCATCTTGAAGGGTCGCAATCGGCGACTTATTATCTGTTGATGATGTCTGGGAAAGAGTTTGTCGCTATTCCTGCTGGTTCTTG GTACAACTTTAACAAGGTTGCGCACTATAAGCAACTTACCTTGGAGGAAGCGGAAGAGAAGATGAAGAATAGGAGGAAGACTGCAGATGGATATGAAAGGTGGATGATGAAAGCTGCACATAATGGAGCTGCTGCATTTGGTGAGGTGGAGAAGCCAGATGATAAGGATGGTGTTTCAGCTGGTGGAAGGGGAGGTCGGAAAAAAGCAAacggtgatgatgatgagggCAATGTGTCTGACAAGGGAGAGGAAGACGAGGAGGAAGAGGCGGGAAGGAAGAGTAGGCTTGGACTCAATAAAGGgggtggtgatgatgatgaagaaggtCCAAGAGGAGGTGATCTTGAtatggatgatgatgatattgagAAGG gCGATGATTGGGAGCACGAAGAAATTTTCACTGATGATGATGAAGCTGTTGCCATTGATCCTGAGGAACGGGAAGATTTAGCCCCTGAAGTTCCTGCTCCTCCTGAAATCAAGCAG GATGAAGAGGACGAGGATGAGGAGAATGAGGAGGGAGGACTGAGCAAATCTGGGAAAGAGTTGAAGAAGCTACTTGGGAAAGCAAATGGTCTGAACGAGTCAGATGCAGAagatgacgatgacgatgatgat ATGGATGATGATATTTCTCCTGTACTGGCTCCAAAGCAGAAGGATGCTGTGCCAAAGGAGGAACCTGCTGACAATAGTCCTGCAAAACCAACGCCACCTGGTTCTGCTAAGGGAACCCCATCTACCTCCAAGTCAGCTAAGGggaaaagaaaactgaatgcTGATGATGCAAAAACTTCTAATGGTGCACCTGTGAAGAAGGTGAAGACAGAAAAT GAAGTAAAACCTACCGTGAAAGAAGAAAGCTCTCCTGCTACTAAAGGTACTGCAACTCCTAAACCAATGCCATCATCGTCAAAAACCGGGCCAACATCAGGGCCAACTGGCCCTGTCACCGAGGAAGAGATTAGGGCTGTTTTGTTGCAAAATGGACCCGTAACTACACAGGATCTGGTGGCTAGGTTTAAATCACGACTAAGGACTCCTGAG GACAAGAAGGCTTTTGCGGATATTCTAAGGAGAATTTCTAAGATTCAGAAGACCAGTGGATCCAACTTTGTTGTGTTGAGGGACAAACGATAA
- the LOC118058453 gene encoding fumarylacetoacetase, translating into MALKSFIEVGPDSHFPIQNLPFGIFKPEPTSPPRPGVAIGDYVLDLSTISVSGLFEGPFLSGSDCFLQPNLNKFLALGRPAWKEARTTLQNLLSADEAKLRDNPNLREKSLVPMSKVEMLLPIAIGDYTDFFSSMHHARNCGIMFRGPENAINPNWFQLPIAYHGRSSSIVVSGTDIIRPRGQGHPSGNSPPYFGPSRKLDFELEMAAVVGPGNELGKPVDVNEAGDHIFGLVLMNDWSARDIQAWEYVPLGPFLGKSFGTTISPWIVTLDALEPFACDAPKQDPQPLPYLAEKISKNYDISLEVQIKPAGQEDSCVVTRSNFNHLYWTVTQQLAHHTINGCNLRPGDLLGTGTISGPEPESYGCLLELTWNGQKSLSLNGTTRKFLEDGDEVVFSGCSKGDGYKVGFGTCSGKILPSP; encoded by the exons ATGGCTTTGAAATCCTTCATCGAAGTCGGCCCTGACTCTCACTTCCCTATCCAGAACCTTCCGTTCGGTATCTTCAAGCCTGAACCCACTTCGCCTCCTAGACCCGGCGTAGCGATCGGCGATTACGTGTTGGACTTGTCCACCATCTCTGTTTCCGGCCTCTTTGAAGGTCCGTTTCTCTCCGGCTCCGATTGCTTCCTCCAG CCAAATTTGAACAAGTTCCTAGCGTTGGGAAGGCCAGCGTGGAAGGAGGCACGGACGACGCTTCAAAACTTATTATCAG CTGATGAGGCTAAGTTGCGTGATAATCCGAATCTGAGGGAGAAATCTCTTGTTCCGATG AGCAAAGTGGAAATGCTACTTCCAATTGCGATAGGGGATTATACGGATTTCTTTTCATCAATGCATCATGCGAGGAATTGCGGAATAATGTTTCGAGGGCCAGAGAATGCGATTAATCCTAACTG GTTCCAGCTTCCCATTGCATATCATGGACGATCTTCGTCTATTGTTGTATCTGGGACGGATATTATTCGACCAAG AGGTCAAGGCCATCCAAGTGGAAACTCCCCACCATATTTTGGACCTTCAAGGAAGCTAGACTTTGAATTGGAAATG GCTGCTGTAGTTGGTCCTGGAAATGAATTGGGTAAACCTGTGGATGTTAATGAAGCTGGAGATCATATATTTGGACTTGTATTGATGAATGATTGGAGTG CTAGAGATATTCAAGCATGGGAATACGTGCCTCTTGGGCCATTTCTTGGAAAGAGTTTCG GTACAACAATATCCCCTTGGATTGTGACACTTGATGCTTTAGAGCCATTTGCTTGCGATGCCCCAAAACAG GATCCCCAGCCCTTACCATATCTGGCTGAAAAGATATCGAAAAACTATGACATTTCATTAGAG GTTCAAATCAAACCAGCTGGTCAAGAAGATTCATGTGTGGTCACAAGAAGCAACTTCAATCACTT GTATTGGACAGTGACTCAACAGCTTGCACACCATACAATAAATGGTTGCAACTTAAGGCCAGGGGATCTACTTGGAACTGGGACGATCAGTGGACCT GAGCCAGAATCTTATGGATGCTTGTTAGAGCTGACATGGAATGGACAAAAGTCACTCTCACTAAATGGAACAACAAGGAAATTCCTTGAAGATGGAGATGAAGTCGTGTTCAGTGGATGTTCCAAG GGAGACGGTTACAAAGTGGGGTTCGGCACGTGCTCTGGAAAAATCCTGCCATCACCCTGA
- the LOC118058452 gene encoding uncharacterized protein, with translation MGSATNMFSCLEDDGEVSTIIEERDQKKLKEEEEMEQKKLMEMQKKLKKQQERERKQSELTHMLMKALPFKFPHHHQRRLPSLRQQNQNGDAKNHGEGSKKNYGGEGSNNVLEWDQGRDAKQPSSSYQKINVSENDLGGDGEEKVDGDNKDNGAEGGNVVVAGDEQKDSKTSKKSFNKKKSEGDDKSVKSDKKDEDYLTMMTLAEYEKELEKRKALKSDEKTDLQSKETLENALESDPEERKITLDKDFDSMQLLQDETHEDDVLFIKVVSKHVKRVHGASQQEGRRPNGVKQSINGERPVGGPYGRERWRALNAGPQFNGERPRSGNGEPRYDGERPNSNGHGVEGKKPDGRRYYGERPHSSSRGHGVEDKEPNGRRESKGPNGDQGGRRSGSGGSNGPVHDLTLKDSRKFPDIEDTNQFPALGGARKA, from the exons ATGGGGAGTGCGACTAACATGTTCTCTTGTTTAGAGGATGATGGGGAGGTTTCAACAATCATCGAGGAGAGGGATCAGAAGAAGTTGAAGGAAGAAGAGGAGATGGAGCAAAAGAAGTTGATGGAGATGCAAAAGAAGTTGAAGAAACAACAGGAGCGGGAGAGAAAGCAATCTGAGCTGACTCACATGCTCATGAAAGCCTTGCCTTTCAAGTTTCCTCATCATCATC AACGGAGGCTCCCGAGTCTCAGACAGCAGAATCAGAATGGCGATGCAAAGAACCATGGTGAAGGGTCTAAGAAGAACTATGGTGGTGAAGGGTCTAATAATGTCTTGGAGTGGGACCAGGGCAGGGATGCAAAGCAACCTAGCAGTAGTTATCAGAAGATTAATGTCTCCGAAAATGACCTTGGTGGTGATGGGGAAGAGAAGGTTGATGGTGATAACAAGGATAATGGGGCTGAAGG GGGTAATGTTGTTGTTGCTGGTGATGAACAAAAAGATTCCAAGACTTCCAAGAAGAGTTTCAACAAGAAGAAATCTGAAGGTGATGATAAATCTGTAAAGAGTGACAAGAAGGACGAGGATTATTTAACCATGATGACTCTGGCAGAGTATGAGAAGGAGCTTGAGAAGAGGAAAGCTTTGAAATCTGACGAAAAGACTGATCTGCAGAGCAAAGAAACTCTTGAAAACGCTCTGGAATCTGACCCTGAAGAGAGAAAGATAACTCTTGACAAGGATTTTGATTCGATGCAACTTTTGCAGGACGAGACTCATGAGGATGATGTCCTGTTCATCAAGGTGGTAAGTAAACATGTCAAAAGGGTCCATGGTGCATCACAACAAGAGGGCCGAAGGCCTAATGGCGTCAAACAGTCCATTAATGGAGAGAGACCTGTTGGAGGCCCGTATGGCCGTGAGAGATGGAGGGCGCTGAATGCCGGCCCGCAGTTTAATGGAGAAAGACCAAGGAGTGGCAATGGCGAACCCAGGTACGATGGGGAGAGGCCTAACAGCAATGGTCATGGAGTCGAGGGCAAGAAGCCTGACGGGCGTAGGTACTATGGGGAGAGGCCTCACAGCAGCAGCAGGGGTCATGGAGTAGAGGACAAGGAGCCTAATGGTAGAAGGGAAAGCAAAGGGCCTAATGGAGATCAAGGCGGAAGGCGTTCCGGCAGTGGTGGAAGCAACGGACCAGTTCATGATCTAACCCTCAAGGATTCAAGGAAATTTCCTGACATTGAAGACACCAATCAATTTCCCGCCCTTGGAGGAGCTAGAAAAGCATAA
- the LOC118058451 gene encoding mannan endo-1,4-beta-mannosidase 6 — MDSQWRAKRLFPFLGILLLLSLLYLNFNNSNNNYFSFPIFLWQPKMGFVSTNSTQFIIIGDGGGGGVSAFYVNGWNSYWLMMKSVWSPSRSKVSEMLKRGAQMGLTVCRTWAFSDGRGPDALQVSPGLFNERVFRGLDYVIVEARRNHIRLILSLVNNLAAFGGKNQYVKWAKEAGVNVSLSDDSFFSNPVIKDYYKAYIKAVLKRKNSLSGVRYSEEPAIFAWELMNEPRCASSSSAPVLQAWIAEMAAYIKSLDKRHLVTVGLEGFYGLNRTNKSEVNPGIWAASLGTDFILNSAIDNIDFASVHAYPDSWIPHADLEAKTNYLSNWVDSHISDGDFALRKPVLFTEVGSRWDVDGKGVHERDVLLKIVYDKIYESAKKRQAGAGALIWQLVVEDVDRYSDQFSFIPQDSPSTYKLIKEQSRRLQRISAGHNIARKPE, encoded by the exons ATGGACTCACAATGGAGAGCCAAAAGACTATTTCCATTCCTAGGAATACTCTTGCTGCTCTCTCTTCTTTACCTTAATTTCAACAACAGTAACAACAACTACTTCAGTTTTCCAATATTTTTATGGCAACCCAAGATGGGATTTGTCTCAACCAACTCCACACAATTCATCATCATCGGtgatggaggtggtggtggggtGTCTGCATTTTATGTTAATGGGTGGAATTCATATTGGTTGATGATGAAGAGTGTGTGGAGTCCATCAAGATCCAAGGTTTCTGAGATGCTTAAGAGAGGAGCTCAAATGGGGTTGACTGTTTGCCGGACTTGGGCTTTTAGTGATGGTCGTGGTCCTGATGCTTTGCAGGTCTCTCCTGGTCTCTTCAATGAGAGGGTCTTCAGG GGATTAGATTATGTGATAGTTGAAGCAAGGAGGAATCATATAAGGTTAATTCTCAGTCTGGTGAATAATCTTGCTGCATTTGGTGGAAAAAATCAGTATGTAAAGTGGGCAAAAGAAGCTGGAGTTAATGTCTCTTTATCAGATGACTCATTCTTTTCAAACCCAGTTATTAAAGATTACTACAAGGCTTACATTAAG GCAGttttgaagagaaagaattCATTAAGTGGAGTTAGGTACTCGGAGGAACCGGCAATTTTTGCTTGGGAGCTCATGAATGAGCCTAGGTGTGCATCTAGTTCTTCTGCTCCTGTTCTTCAG GCATGGATCGCTGAGATGGCCGCATATATCAAAAGCTTGGACAAAAGACATCTAGTGACTGTCGGGCTTGAGGGGTTTTATGGCCTGAATAGAACTAACAAGTCAGAAGTGAATCCTGGGATTTGGGCAGCATCACTTGGAACAGACTTCATACTGAATTCAGCAATAGACAACATCGACTTTGCTTCTGTTCATGCATACCCAGATAGCTG GATTCCACATGCTGATTTGGAAGCAAAAACTAATTATCTTTCTAATTGGGTGGATTCTCATATAAGTGATGGAGACTTTGCGCTGAGGAAACCGGTTCTTTTCACAGAAGTCGGTTCAAGATGGGATGTCGATGGGAAAGGAGTACATGAGAGAGATGTTTTGCTGAAAATAGTGTACGATAAAATTTATGAATCCGCAAAGAAGAGGCAGGCTGGTGCTGGTGCCTTGATCTGGCAGTTGGTAGTTGAAGATGTGGATAGATACAGTGATCAGTTTTCTTTCATACCACAGGATTCTCCTTCTACCTATAAACTGATAAAAGAGCAGTCACGTAGGCTTCAAAGAATTTCTGCAGGACACAACATAGCAAGAAAGCCTGAATGA
- the LOC118058450 gene encoding uncharacterized protein: MEEKKGFAFPAVLMVLLMFSLMISPALASCSSGGNGTKGSGGTKPSDGGGCKDCVLDQMKYGCPTCVPLLHCMARCLWGGSSRSKCITRCDCDGGKPTLSDCKKCMSRCKCSCVAMA; this comes from the coding sequence ATGGAGGAGAAGAAGGGATTTGCATTTCCAGCCGTGTTGATGGTGTTACTCatgttttctttgatgatttcaCCAGCACTGGCCAGCTGCTCTTCGGGCGGGAATGGAACAAAGGGATCAGGAGGAACCAAGCCATCGGACGGCGGTGGATGCAAAGACTGTGTTCTTGATCAGATGAAGTATGGTTGTCCAACTTGCGTGCCACTTCTGCACTGCATGGCACGGTGCTTGTGGGGTGGTAGCTCGAGGTCCAAGTGTATCACCAGGTGTGATTGCGACGGTGGGAAGCCAACTCTTTCAGATTGCAAGAAATGCATGTCTCGATGCAAATGCAGCTGCGTGGCAATGGCATAG
- the LOC118058488 gene encoding probable long-chain-alcohol O-fatty-acyltransferase 3: MEDETKNLSSHIALLLSSLGYSYVLATYMKKGLTRVFFLLPTFYLLTIFPWYFTSSLLRGVLSFFFTWITSFKLLLFCFNKGPLTACKNYLDFVAIAIFPLKIRENTHPHSASTVKTLSSIMARYELVTLFNKPYLATSLQGFWGRRWNRLSSNILRQTIYEPTQNVLVGFVGVGKARMLAMITTLVISGIMHELMFYYISCGTTPTWEVTWFFVLQGISMVFEGALKYLARVKGWTPVRPAVSNVLTLAFVSFTFSWFLVLPVWRSGRNECGFRPKILPFRE, translated from the coding sequence ATGGAGGATGAAACCAAGAACTTGAGCAGTCACATTGCTCTCCTCTTGTCTTCACTAGGTTATTCTTATGTCCTGGCCACGTACATGAAAAAAGGCCTGACAAGGGTCTTCTTTCTCCTCCCCACATTCTACCTATTGACCATCTTTCCTTGGTATTTCACATCAAGCCTTCTCAGAGGAGtcttatctttctttttcacatggATCACATCTTTCAAGCTTCTCCTTTTTTGCTTCAACAAAGGACCTCTCACTGCTTGCAAAAACTACTTAGACTTTGTTGCAATTGCCATTTTTCCTCTCAAGATCCGGGAAAATACTCACCCACATTCCGCAAGTACTGTTAAAACTCTGTCATCAATCATGGCAAGGTATGAGTTAGTGACACTATTCAACAAGCCGTATTTAGCGACATCTTTACAAGGTTTTTGGGGTAGAAGGTGGAACCGGTTGTCTTCAAACATTTTGAGGCAAACAATATATGAACCTACCCAAAATGTTTTAGTGGGTTTCGTCGGAGTTGGCAAAGCAAGGATGCTGGCCATGATTACTACCCTTGTGATTTCAGGCATCATGCATGAGCTTATGTTCTACTACATCTCTTGTGGGACGACACCCACGTGGGAGGTCACTTGGTTCTTCGTCTTGCAAGGAATTTCCATGGTTTTCGAGGGAGCATTGAAGTATTTGGCTCGGGTTAAGGGTTGGACACCCGTTCGCCCCGCTGTTTCCAATGTTTTGACACTTGCGTTTGTGTCATTCACATTCTCTTGGTTTCTTGTACTGCCTGTATGGAGGAGTGGACGAAATGAATGTGGCTTCAGGCCAAAGATTTTACCTTTCAGAGAATAG
- the LOC118058449 gene encoding acyl-CoA--sterol O-acyltransferase 1 — MGGGLPNFLMVWMLVLALLCYCHKIGKFIDKGTARLFAILPVICIFLVLPLYISVFNLRALSSFFLSWLANFKLLLFALDQGPLSPQPPLSLPHFIALACLPIKIQQNPPPNLSPHSRELVNVNDNQDLEKLVNVEDNDTDTPSQEVPRKGLSRPLRYFIKFLLLVLFGYMYTKEEYIHSKIILLVYVIHIYIGLEFILAMVGAVARAFLGIELEPQFDEPYLASSLQDFWGKRWNLMVTSVLHPAVFNPVRSIFSRFMTKKWTPLPAAIASFLVSGIMHELIFYHIGRRKPTWEVTCFFLLHGVCLTIEIAIKRELNCSWGLPRVVAAPLVVGFVVATAIWLFMPTVVRCKIDVEARMEIIDFINFVKGAYIYLKNVL; from the coding sequence ATGGGAGGTGGCTTGCCCAACTTCCTCATGGTATGGATGCTTGTCTTAGCCCTACTTTGCTACTGTCACAAAATAGGTAAGTTCATCGACAAAGGAACAGCTAGGCTCTTCGCTATCCTCCCAGTCATATGCATATTTCTTGTCCTTCCTCTCTATATCTCTGTCTTCAATCTTAgagctctttcttctttcttcctctcatGGCTTGCAAACTTCAAGCTTCTTCTCTTTGCCTTAGACCAGGGCCCTTTATCACCCCAACCACCCCTCTCTTTGCCACATTTTATTGCCTTAGCTTGCCTTCCCATCAAGATTCAACAAAACCCTCCACCAAATCTATCACCTCATAGTCGAGAGCTTGTAAATGTTAATGATAATCAAGATCTTGAGaagcttgtaaatgttgaagaCAATGATACTGATACCCCATCTCAAGAAGTCCCCAGAAAAGGCCTTAGTAGACCTCTAAGATATTTCATAAAGTTTCTACTACTGGTCTTATTTGGTTACATGTACACCAAAGAAGAATATATCCATTCAAAAATCATATTGCTAGTCTATGTTATCCACATTTATATCGGTCTAGAATTCATCTTAGCCATGGTTGGAGCCGTAGCTCGAGCCTTCCTCGGTATAGAACTCGAGCCACAGTTTGATGAGCCATACCTGGCTAGCTCATTGCAAGACTTTTGGGGCAAAAGATGGAACCTGATGGTGACTAGTGTCCTACACCCTGCAGTATTCAATCCTGTGAGATCCATTTTTAGCCgttttatgacaaaaaaatgGACCCCATTACCAGCTGCGATCGCATCATTTTTGGTTTCTGGCATCATGCACGAGCTGATTTTCTATCACATTGGACGCCGAAAGCCAACTTGGGAGGTCACCTGCTTCTTTCTCTTGCACGGTGTTTGCTTGACTATTGAAATTGCTATCAAGAGGGAATTAAACTGTTCATGGGGATTGCCTAGGGTGGTGGCAGCACCACTTGTGGTGGGGTTTGTGGTGGCTACTGCCATTTGGTTGTTCATGCCGACAGTGGTACGTTGCAAGATTGATGTTGAGGCAAGAATGGAAAtaattgatttcattaattttgtgaaaGGTGCATATATCTACTTGAAAAATGtattgtga